In one window of Leptolyngbya sp. CCY15150 DNA:
- a CDS encoding sigma-70 region 4 domain-containing protein — MQVPNFPECSHPLIRSLSHYSDQELLTLFQRHPEAGQYFTAIFCRYSPLVYTLIRHSARSPVQADYLFAMTWRHIYHELGGLDLYEPGRERPAGAEGGAAQMTLQSWLINITAVCINRAELPPVEDIHYSLDHTSPPLWCYVDQALEQLPPTRRLIVLLSHTFHWSDTRISAYLQAEGDMLTPTTVRAEFQKGCQQLEDLLPVDIRTIYLDGGTARLKDALDASSAAADLQVD; from the coding sequence GTGCAAGTCCCCAACTTTCCAGAATGTAGTCATCCGCTGATTCGATCGCTGTCTCACTATAGCGATCAAGAGCTGTTGACCCTATTCCAGCGCCATCCTGAAGCGGGGCAATACTTTACTGCGATTTTTTGCCGCTATAGCCCGCTGGTTTACACCCTCATCCGCCATTCAGCGCGATCGCCGGTTCAGGCAGACTATCTCTTTGCCATGACCTGGCGACATATCTATCACGAGCTGGGGGGGCTGGATTTGTATGAACCGGGACGGGAACGGCCGGCAGGAGCCGAAGGGGGAGCCGCCCAGATGACCCTGCAAAGCTGGCTGATTAACATCACGGCGGTGTGCATCAACCGAGCTGAGCTGCCCCCGGTGGAAGACATTCACTATTCCCTAGATCACACCTCACCGCCCCTCTGGTGCTACGTTGACCAAGCCCTTGAGCAACTTCCCCCCACGCGGCGCTTAATTGTCTTGCTCAGCCACACCTTTCACTGGAGCGATACCCGTATCTCCGCCTACCTGCAGGCCGAAGGAGATATGCTCACCCCCACTACCGTGCGCGCCGAATTTCAAAAAGGCTGCCAGCAGCTTGAAGACTTGCTGCCGGTGGATATTCGCACCATTTACCTCGACGGCGGCACCGCCCGGCTCAAGGATGCCCTCGACGCTAGCTCCGCCGCCGCCGACTTGCAGGTTGACTAA
- a CDS encoding RsmB/NOP family class I SAM-dependent RNA methyltransferase, with amino-acid sequence MSSPSNLLLKLSRRICRDPDEQAAFMAALTQPQPFHPCFLWCHEPPERPFATLPPLPWQPKFVDRLVLHEQPGKHPLHEAGYGYCLDFSSVFAASVLEAIAPPEPLVVDVCASPGGKSVFAWRSLQPRLLIANETIGKRVPALRSNLKRCRISPALSLSVDPQVLADLMPHTADVVIVDAPCSGQSLLAKGSKAPGCFHPVTINKNANRQKRILANAAQVVVPGGYLVYMTCAYSPEENEQVGDWFLQRFPQFAAVTVPHLAAYQSTLSDRPCYRMFPQDGLGAGAFALLLRSTKAGQPAPLPVLTDHPAVRIH; translated from the coding sequence ATGTCTTCGCCTTCTAATTTATTGCTAAAACTCAGTCGGCGGATCTGCCGCGATCCAGATGAGCAAGCGGCTTTTATGGCAGCGTTGACCCAGCCCCAGCCGTTTCATCCTTGTTTTCTTTGGTGCCACGAGCCGCCAGAGCGACCGTTTGCTACCCTGCCTCCCCTGCCCTGGCAGCCCAAGTTTGTCGATCGCCTTGTTCTCCATGAACAGCCGGGTAAACATCCGCTCCATGAGGCGGGCTATGGCTACTGTCTGGATTTTTCGTCCGTGTTTGCCGCCTCGGTTCTGGAAGCGATCGCCCCACCGGAGCCGCTGGTGGTGGATGTTTGTGCATCGCCGGGGGGCAAGAGTGTGTTTGCTTGGCGATCGCTTCAGCCTAGGCTGTTGATTGCCAATGAAACCATCGGCAAACGGGTGCCGGCCCTGCGGTCAAACCTGAAGCGCTGCCGTATCTCGCCGGCCCTCAGCCTCAGTGTCGATCCCCAGGTGTTGGCAGACCTGATGCCCCATACCGCCGATGTGGTGATCGTGGATGCGCCCTGCTCAGGACAGTCGCTGCTGGCCAAGGGCAGCAAAGCACCGGGCTGTTTCCATCCGGTGACTATTAATAAAAATGCCAACCGCCAAAAACGCATCTTGGCCAATGCCGCTCAGGTGGTGGTTCCAGGGGGTTACCTGGTCTATATGACCTGTGCCTATTCACCGGAGGAAAACGAGCAGGTGGGCGATTGGTTTCTCCAGCGGTTTCCCCAGTTTGCCGCGGTAACCGTGCCCCATCTGGCGGCCTACCAATCTACCCTCAGCGATCGCCCCTGCTATCGCATGTTTCCTCAGGATGGCCTAGGTGCTGGAGCCTTTGCCCTGCTGCTGCGCTCCACCAAGGCAGGACAGCCCGCGCCCCTGCCGGTGTTGACCGATCATCCCGCCGTTAGGATACATTAG
- the thiL gene encoding thiamine-phosphate kinase has translation MVSEPKPESELVVQEIGEQGLLRRLQSYCPPEMVGDDAAVLALPPDQDLVVTTDVLVDGVHFSLGLALPQQTTSPTDVGWRAIAANLSDLAAMGARPVGLTIGLSLPGTVPVAWVEALYQGMAACAAAYGTAIVGGDICRSPVVTLGITALGQVHPQRVLRRSAAQVGDAIVVTGEHGASRAGLERLLSPDDPCPLSVGQQQRLIQAHQRPRPRLDVLPLLEAVGVWQLDRPIAAMDSSDGLADAVLQICQASGVGALLERSRLPTPPEVAQWQSAEQALTWTLYGGEDFELVLCLPEAIAPAFVAQCPGAAIIGYTTSALEVVVGDRSQSGESQPRDASYLSLQQGFQHFDEA, from the coding sequence ATGGTGTCTGAGCCTAAGCCTGAATCTGAGTTAGTCGTGCAAGAGATTGGCGAGCAGGGCCTCCTGCGCCGTTTGCAGAGCTACTGTCCGCCGGAGATGGTGGGGGATGATGCTGCGGTGCTGGCTCTACCGCCGGATCAGGATTTGGTGGTCACCACCGATGTGTTGGTGGATGGCGTTCACTTCAGTTTGGGGCTAGCCCTGCCCCAGCAAACCACGTCGCCGACGGATGTGGGCTGGCGGGCGATCGCTGCCAATCTCTCTGACCTGGCCGCCATGGGCGCTAGACCGGTGGGGTTGACCATTGGGCTGAGCCTGCCGGGGACAGTGCCAGTGGCTTGGGTGGAAGCGCTGTACCAGGGTATGGCCGCCTGTGCCGCTGCCTATGGAACGGCGATTGTGGGCGGCGATATTTGCCGATCGCCCGTGGTCACCTTGGGGATCACGGCTTTGGGCCAGGTGCATCCCCAGCGAGTGCTGCGGCGATCGGCGGCTCAGGTGGGGGACGCCATTGTGGTGACCGGTGAACATGGCGCTTCGCGGGCTGGGCTAGAGCGGTTGCTGTCTCCTGACGATCCCTGTCCGCTGTCTGTGGGCCAGCAACAGCGGTTGATCCAAGCCCATCAGCGTCCTCGGCCTCGGCTGGATGTCTTGCCCTTGCTGGAGGCCGTGGGAGTCTGGCAGCTTGATCGGCCGATCGCTGCCATGGATAGCAGTGATGGTCTAGCCGATGCTGTGCTGCAAATCTGTCAGGCTAGTGGCGTCGGTGCCCTTCTGGAGCGATCGCGCCTACCGACACCGCCGGAGGTGGCCCAGTGGCAATCGGCAGAGCAGGCCCTAACCTGGACGCTCTATGGTGGGGAAGATTTTGAGCTGGTGCTATGTCTGCCGGAGGCGATCGCCCCAGCCTTCGTTGCCCAGTGCCCCGGCGCGGCGATCATTGGCTATACGACGTCAGCGCTTGAGGTGGTGGTGGGCGATCGCTCCCAGTCGGGTGAGTCTCAGCCCAGGGATGCATCCTATCTTTCCCTACAGCAAGGGTTTCAGCATTTTGACGAAGCCTAG
- the nuoH gene encoding NADH-quinone oxidoreductase subunit NuoH: MNSSGIDLQRSFIELLIQLGLPAELAKAVWVPLPLLLMLVSATVGVLVTTWLERKVSAAAQQRIGPEYAGPFGMLIPVADGVKLLFKEDIVPAKADRWLFTLGPVLVVVPVFLSFIVVPFGQHMLITDLGVGIFLWIALSSIAPIGLLMSGYASNNKYALLGGLRAAAQSISYEIPLALAVLAIVMMSNSLSTIDIVEQQSGYGILGWNIWRQPVGFLIFWVSALAECERLPFDLPEAEEELVAGYQTEYSGMKFALFYLGSYVNLVLSALLVAVLYLGGWEFPISIDLIASWIGVSETTPWLQVVTASLGIVMTVFKAYLLVFLAVLVRWTVPRVRIDQLLNLGWKFLLPIALVNLLVTAGLKLAFPIAFGG, from the coding sequence ATGAACTCATCTGGTATTGATTTACAGCGAAGTTTTATTGAACTCCTGATCCAGCTAGGCCTGCCAGCGGAGCTTGCTAAGGCCGTTTGGGTTCCCCTACCCTTGCTCCTGATGCTGGTCTCTGCCACCGTTGGCGTGTTGGTCACCACCTGGCTAGAACGAAAAGTATCTGCCGCTGCCCAACAACGGATTGGCCCCGAATATGCCGGGCCCTTTGGGATGCTGATTCCCGTCGCCGATGGCGTCAAGCTTTTATTTAAAGAAGACATTGTCCCGGCAAAAGCCGATCGCTGGCTCTTTACCCTGGGCCCGGTGTTGGTGGTGGTGCCGGTGTTCCTCTCCTTCATCGTGGTGCCCTTCGGCCAACACATGCTGATTACGGACCTCGGGGTCGGCATTTTTCTATGGATTGCCCTGTCGAGCATTGCCCCCATCGGTCTGCTGATGTCAGGCTATGCCTCCAACAATAAATATGCGCTTCTCGGTGGTCTACGGGCCGCTGCCCAGTCGATCAGCTATGAAATTCCCTTGGCGCTCGCGGTCTTGGCCATCGTCATGATGTCCAACTCCCTGAGCACCATCGACATTGTGGAACAGCAGTCGGGCTACGGCATCCTCGGATGGAATATCTGGCGGCAGCCGGTCGGATTCCTCATTTTCTGGGTGTCTGCCCTGGCCGAATGTGAGCGCTTGCCCTTTGACTTGCCTGAAGCGGAAGAAGAACTGGTGGCGGGCTACCAAACAGAATATTCGGGCATGAAGTTTGCCCTCTTCTACCTAGGCTCCTACGTTAACCTAGTGCTATCTGCCCTGCTGGTAGCCGTGCTATACCTCGGGGGCTGGGAATTTCCCATTTCCATCGATCTGATCGCCAGTTGGATTGGGGTGAGTGAAACGACGCCGTGGCTTCAGGTCGTCACCGCTTCCTTAGGGATTGTCATGACGGTCTTTAAGGCCTACCTGCTGGTCTTTCTAGCTGTGTTGGTGCGCTGGACCGTGCCTCGGGTGCGCATCGACCAACTGTTGAACCTGGGCTGGAAGTTCCTGCTGCCCATCGCCCTTGTTAACCTATTGGTGACGGCGGGGCTGAAACTAGCCTTTCCCATCGCCTTTGGCGGTTAA
- a CDS encoding fatty acid desaturase — MSVSSLPPHPSRYPLNWVAVTLFTAVHALALLAPWFFSWSALGVMLALHWLFGSIGICLGYHRLLSHRSFQVPRWLEYAIAIIGALALQGGPIFWVAGHRLHHAHTEDLEQDPYSAKRGFWWSHMLWMIYPHPDFFTYDRYQKFAPDLARQGFYRWLNSNFLLLQIPLGLLLYAIGGWSFIIYGLVLRAVLLWHSTWFINSVTHMWGYRTFHVNDNSRNLWWAAILTYGEGWHNNHHAYPHVAKAGWRWWEVDVTWWAIWLLKSVGLAREVVMPPEKALALAVQPVQRSL; from the coding sequence ATGTCCGTTAGTTCTCTACCACCCCATCCCAGCCGCTATCCTCTCAACTGGGTTGCCGTTACATTATTCACCGCCGTCCATGCCCTAGCCCTGCTGGCCCCATGGTTTTTCTCATGGTCAGCCCTAGGCGTGATGCTGGCCCTCCACTGGCTCTTTGGCAGCATTGGCATTTGCCTTGGCTACCATCGCCTCCTCAGTCATCGCAGCTTTCAAGTTCCTCGCTGGCTGGAATATGCGATCGCCATTATTGGCGCACTGGCCCTGCAAGGCGGCCCCATTTTCTGGGTGGCGGGCCACCGTCTGCACCACGCCCACACCGAAGACCTAGAGCAAGATCCCTATTCTGCCAAGCGCGGCTTTTGGTGGAGCCATATGCTGTGGATGATCTATCCCCACCCAGATTTCTTCACCTACGATCGCTACCAAAAATTTGCCCCCGACCTAGCCCGCCAAGGCTTTTACCGCTGGCTCAACAGCAACTTTCTGCTGTTGCAAATCCCCCTAGGGTTGCTGCTCTATGCCATCGGCGGCTGGTCGTTCATCATCTACGGTCTGGTCTTGCGCGCCGTCTTGCTCTGGCATAGCACCTGGTTTATCAACTCCGTCACCCACATGTGGGGTTATCGCACCTTCCACGTCAACGATAATTCTCGAAACCTTTGGTGGGCAGCAATCTTGACCTACGGTGAAGGCTGGCACAATAACCATCACGCCTATCCCCACGTGGCCAAAGCAGGCTGGCGCTGGTGGGAAGTTGATGTTACCTGGTGGGCGATCTGGCTACTCAAGTCGGTCGGTCTAGCCCGAGAGGTTGTTATGCCGCCAGAAAAAGCTCTTGCTCTTGCTGTTCAACCGGTGCAGCGATCGCTCTAA
- a CDS encoding NADH-quinone oxidoreductase subunit J — MNLADGVQLVSFGVLAVMMLGTALGVVLLSSIVYSAFLLGGVFISISGLYILLNAGFVAAAQVLVYVGAVNVLILFGIMLVNKQEDFVPLKNVWLGRAATAAVCIGLFALLGAMILTTPWQVSMLPAAGDNATVIIGQHLFSDFLLPFELASVLLLIALIGAIVLARREFLPDLDADTIQRPALTLPERPRELAGVATTPSDSES, encoded by the coding sequence GTGAATTTAGCCGATGGAGTTCAGCTCGTTTCGTTTGGGGTGCTAGCCGTGATGATGCTCGGCACAGCCCTCGGTGTGGTGTTGCTATCCAGCATCGTCTATTCAGCGTTTTTGCTTGGGGGGGTGTTTATTAGCATCTCTGGGCTCTATATTTTGCTGAATGCAGGCTTTGTGGCGGCGGCCCAAGTGTTGGTCTATGTCGGCGCGGTGAATGTCTTGATCCTGTTCGGCATCATGTTGGTCAACAAGCAGGAAGATTTCGTGCCCCTGAAAAATGTGTGGCTGGGGCGAGCGGCGACGGCAGCGGTCTGCATTGGGTTGTTTGCTCTCCTGGGCGCGATGATCTTAACCACCCCCTGGCAAGTGTCTATGCTGCCTGCGGCGGGAGACAACGCAACGGTGATTATTGGTCAGCACTTGTTTAGCGACTTCTTGCTGCCCTTTGAGCTGGCCTCGGTGCTGTTGCTGATTGCGTTGATTGGGGCGATTGTGCTGGCACGGCGAGAGTTTCTGCCTGACCTAGATGCCGACACGATTCAACGTCCAGCTTTGACCTTGCCTGAGCGCCCTCGGGAGTTGGCTGGGGTGGCAACAACCCCCAGTGACTCGGAGAGTTAG
- the nuoK gene encoding NADH-quinone oxidoreductase subunit NuoK — MSLQYFLLLAAALFCIGIYGLVTSRNAIRVLMSIELLLNAVNLNLIAFANYLDPASIKGQVFGVFVITIAAAEAAVGLAIVLSIYRNRNTVDMEQFNLLKW, encoded by the coding sequence ATTTCTCTTCAGTATTTTCTACTGCTAGCCGCTGCCCTGTTTTGCATCGGCATCTATGGTCTGGTCACCAGCCGTAATGCCATTCGGGTGCTGATGTCGATCGAACTGTTGTTGAATGCCGTGAACCTCAACCTGATTGCCTTCGCCAACTACCTCGATCCGGCTAGCATTAAGGGGCAGGTGTTTGGGGTGTTTGTGATTACGATCGCGGCGGCGGAAGCGGCCGTGGGGCTAGCCATTGTGCTGTCCATCTACCGGAATCGCAACACGGTGGATATGGAGCAATTCAATCTCCTCAAGTGGTAA
- the hemJ gene encoding protoporphyrinogen oxidase HemJ, translating to MAYLWFKAFHIIGFVAWFAGLFYLPRLFVYHIETEERPEPIRSALKEEYSRMEKRLYKLIMMPAMMFTITMAIAIVATEPHVMREAWLHVKLLLVAILLGFHFYCGRLQRQLAEDTCTINSMQMRRINEIPTILLGLIVLLAIFKNSLPTSATAWGTGAAVLAIAVIIQLYARKRRLKKQEELTVSSQS from the coding sequence ATGGCATATCTTTGGTTTAAAGCATTTCATATCATTGGCTTTGTAGCCTGGTTCGCCGGATTATTTTATCTACCACGCCTCTTTGTTTATCACATCGAAACAGAAGAAAGACCCGAACCCATCCGCTCGGCTCTCAAGGAAGAATACAGCCGGATGGAGAAGCGTCTCTATAAGCTGATCATGATGCCTGCCATGATGTTCACCATCACCATGGCGATCGCGATCGTTGCCACAGAACCCCACGTGATGCGGGAAGCATGGCTGCACGTGAAGCTGCTCTTGGTCGCGATTCTGTTGGGATTCCACTTCTACTGTGGACGGCTGCAGCGCCAGCTTGCTGAAGATACCTGCACGATTAACAGTATGCAAATGCGGCGGATTAACGAAATCCCTACGATTTTGCTGGGCTTGATTGTGCTGCTAGCTATCTTTAAGAATAGTTTGCCCACCAGCGCCACGGCTTGGGGAACTGGAGCAGCGGTGTTGGCGATCGCGGTAATTATCCAACTCTATGCCCGCAAGCGTCGCTTGAAGAAGCAGGAAGAGTTGACGGTGTCGAGTCAGTCTTAG
- a CDS encoding NAD(+) kinase — protein sequence MDLKQVIIAHKAGDRNSQRVAEVCARQLEARGCRVLMGPSGPKDNPYPVFLASVSQPIDLALVLGGDGTTLAAARHLSPDGIPILAVNVGGHLGFLTEPLDIFQDSDQVWDRLRDDRFAVQQRMMLQGATFEGNHTNLEPVSDRFFALNEMCVKPASADRMITSILELAIDGEVVDQYQGDGLIVATPTGSTCYTVAANGPILHPGMDAIAITPICPLSLSSRPIILPCGSVVSIWPLADRELNTKLWMDGVLATSIWPGQRVDVRMADRPAQFIMLRENYSYYRTLREKLQWAGANVPYSNNHRN from the coding sequence GTGGATCTAAAGCAAGTTATCATTGCCCATAAAGCTGGAGACCGGAATAGCCAGCGGGTTGCTGAAGTCTGTGCGAGACAGCTCGAAGCGCGGGGATGTCGTGTTTTAATGGGCCCAAGCGGGCCAAAAGACAATCCCTACCCGGTTTTTCTAGCCTCGGTCTCCCAGCCCATTGACCTAGCTCTGGTGCTGGGGGGCGATGGGACAACCTTGGCGGCGGCGCGGCATCTATCGCCGGACGGTATCCCGATCTTGGCGGTGAATGTGGGCGGTCATTTAGGTTTTTTGACCGAACCCCTCGATATTTTTCAAGATTCAGACCAAGTGTGGGATCGCCTGCGGGACGATCGCTTTGCAGTGCAGCAGCGGATGATGCTCCAGGGCGCAACCTTTGAGGGCAACCATACTAATCTGGAGCCGGTGAGCGATCGCTTTTTTGCGCTGAATGAGATGTGCGTGAAGCCCGCCTCCGCCGATCGCATGATCACGTCGATTCTAGAGCTAGCCATCGATGGCGAAGTAGTGGATCAGTACCAAGGTGATGGGCTAATTGTGGCCACGCCCACGGGATCTACCTGCTACACCGTGGCGGCCAATGGCCCGATTCTTCATCCCGGCATGGATGCGATCGCCATCACCCCCATTTGTCCCCTAAGTCTCTCCAGCCGTCCAATCATTCTCCCCTGCGGCTCGGTGGTGAGTATTTGGCCCTTGGCTGATCGGGAACTCAACACCAAGCTGTGGATGGATGGTGTGCTGGCCACCTCAATCTGGCCAGGACAGCGGGTGGATGTGCGCATGGCCGATCGCCCCGCCCAGTTCATCATGCTGCGGGAAAACTATTCCTACTACCGCACCCTGCGCGAAAAGCTGCAGTGGGCTGGGGCCAATGTGCCCTACAGCAACAATCACCGCAATTAA
- the ndhI gene encoding photosynthetic/respiratory NAD(P)H-quinone oxidoreductase subunit I: MLKFLKQVSDYTKETLQAAKYIGQGLSVTFDHMQRRPVTVQYPYEKLIPSERYRGRIHFEFDKCISCEVCVRVCPINLPVVDWEFNKESKKKKLKHYSIDFGVCIFCGNCVEYCPTNCLSMTEEYELATYDRHELNYDNVALGRLPYKVTQDPMVTPLRELGYLPKGVLDPHDLPAGSRRSGKTPDEILEEQEQETPSK; this comes from the coding sequence ATGTTGAAGTTTCTCAAACAAGTCAGCGACTATACCAAGGAGACGCTGCAGGCCGCCAAGTACATTGGTCAGGGTCTGTCGGTGACCTTCGACCACATGCAGCGCCGTCCTGTCACGGTGCAGTATCCCTACGAGAAGCTGATCCCGTCTGAACGCTATCGCGGACGCATTCACTTCGAGTTTGATAAGTGCATTTCCTGCGAAGTCTGTGTACGAGTTTGCCCGATCAACCTGCCTGTGGTGGATTGGGAATTTAACAAAGAATCCAAGAAGAAAAAGCTGAAGCATTACAGCATTGACTTCGGCGTTTGTATTTTCTGCGGCAACTGTGTGGAATATTGCCCCACCAACTGTTTGTCGATGACGGAAGAATATGAACTAGCAACCTACGATCGCCATGAGTTGAACTACGATAATGTAGCGTTGGGCCGTCTACCCTATAAGGTGACCCAAGATCCAATGGTGACGCCTCTACGGGAATTGGGATATTTGCCCAAGGGTGTCTTGGATCCCCATGATCTGCCTGCGGGTTCCCGTCGGTCTGGCAAGACCCCAGATGAAATTCTGGAAGAACAAGAACAGGAAACCCCCTCTAAGTAG